In Thermoanaerobaculum aquaticum, the following are encoded in one genomic region:
- a CDS encoding type I CRISPR-associated protein Cas7 — protein MGRKFTVPYAVYVAYGFVNPFLAEQTGFSEEDLALLWEALLSAFQFDQSAARPAGSMAARRLIIFEHDNQLGRAPSHELFERVTVVRRDPSRPARQF, from the coding sequence ATGGGGCGGAAGTTTACCGTCCCCTATGCCGTTTACGTTGCCTATGGTTTTGTCAATCCCTTTTTGGCCGAGCAAACGGGCTTCAGCGAGGAAGACTTAGCCTTGCTTTGGGAGGCTTTGCTTTCCGCTTTTCAGTTCGATCAGTCAGCGGCACGACCGGCTGGCAGTATGGCTGCCCGTAGACTCATTATTTTTGAGCACGACAACCAGCTGGGACGGGCACCTTCCCACGAGCTCTTCGAAAGGGTAACAGTAGTCCGTCGAGACCCCTCGCGGCCGGCACGTCAGTTTG